One window of the Bradyrhizobium sp. NP1 genome contains the following:
- a CDS encoding ParA family protein — protein MTVIDKVYQEDRAPQAAGHPRILALANQKGGVGKTTTAINLGTALAAIGERVLIVDLDPQGNASTGLGIDRRNRNCSTYDVLIGEAALRESVVATAVPRLHIAPSTMDLSGLELELGTTPGRAFRLRDAIAALNTNASPDSDYTYVLIDCPPSLNLLTVNAMAASDAILVPLQCEFFALEGLSQLLQTVEQVRTTLNPNLSIHGIVLTMFDSRNNLSNQVVADVRQFMGAKVYNTMIPRNVRISEAPSYGKPVLVYDLKCVGSEAYLKLATEVIQRERELRTH, from the coding sequence CGCCACAAGCCGCCGGCCATCCGCGCATCCTGGCGCTCGCCAACCAGAAGGGTGGCGTCGGCAAGACCACGACCGCGATCAACCTCGGGACGGCGCTGGCCGCGATCGGCGAGCGCGTGCTGATCGTCGATCTCGACCCGCAAGGCAACGCCTCGACCGGGCTCGGCATCGATCGCCGCAATCGCAACTGCTCCACCTATGACGTGCTGATCGGCGAAGCGGCCCTTCGCGAATCGGTGGTTGCGACCGCGGTGCCGCGGCTTCATATCGCACCCTCGACCATGGACCTGTCGGGACTGGAGCTCGAGCTCGGCACGACGCCGGGCCGCGCCTTCCGTCTGCGCGATGCGATCGCGGCGCTGAACACCAATGCGAGCCCCGACTCCGACTACACCTATGTGCTGATCGATTGTCCGCCCTCGCTCAATTTGCTCACGGTGAACGCGATGGCGGCGTCGGACGCGATCCTGGTGCCGCTGCAATGCGAGTTCTTCGCGCTCGAAGGTCTGTCGCAATTGTTGCAGACGGTGGAGCAGGTGCGCACCACGCTCAACCCGAACCTGTCGATCCACGGCATCGTGCTGACCATGTTCGACTCCCGCAACAATCTGTCGAACCAGGTGGTCGCCGACGTCCGTCAGTTCATGGGAGCCAAGGTCTACAACACCATGATCCCGCGCAATGTGCGGATCTCGGAGGCGCCGTCCTACGGCAAGCCGGTGCTGGTCTATGACCTCAAATGCGTCGGCAGCGAAGCCTATCTGAAGCTTGCGACGGAAGTGATCCAGCGCGAGCGCGAGCTGCGCACGCATTAG
- a CDS encoding ParB/RepB/Spo0J family partition protein translates to MADEARSRLGRGLASLIGDVGGEAAHVERPRAQRKVPIEFLKANPRNPRRSFSDTELGELADSIRQHGVIQPIVVRPVKGAQDRYEIIAGERRWRAAQAAGLHEVPIVPLDVTESVALELAIIENVQREDLNPMEEAQGYHALADEFKRSQEDIAKIVGKSRSHVANMMRLTKLPAEVQAYIASGKLSAGHARALIGVPDPLAAAKRIVEEGLNVRQTEALAHEEGVPERKAQKPRGATAAKTKDADTIALEKRVSDALGLAVSVNHRDPGGTVQISYRNLEQLDEVMRRLARSS, encoded by the coding sequence ATGGCCGATGAAGCGCGTTCGCGTCTGGGTCGCGGTCTTGCAAGTCTGATCGGCGATGTCGGCGGCGAGGCGGCCCATGTCGAGCGGCCGCGCGCGCAACGCAAGGTTCCGATCGAATTCCTGAAAGCCAATCCGCGCAACCCGCGGCGCAGCTTTTCCGATACCGAGCTCGGCGAGCTCGCCGATTCGATCCGGCAGCACGGCGTGATCCAGCCGATCGTGGTGCGGCCGGTGAAGGGCGCGCAGGACCGCTACGAGATCATCGCCGGCGAGCGCCGCTGGCGCGCCGCGCAGGCCGCCGGCCTGCACGAGGTGCCGATCGTTCCGCTCGATGTCACCGAGAGCGTCGCGCTCGAGCTTGCGATCATCGAGAACGTGCAGCGCGAAGATCTCAACCCGATGGAGGAGGCGCAGGGCTATCACGCGCTCGCCGACGAGTTCAAACGCAGCCAGGAAGACATCGCCAAGATCGTCGGCAAGAGCCGCAGCCATGTCGCCAACATGATGCGGCTGACCAAATTGCCGGCGGAGGTGCAGGCCTATATCGCGTCGGGAAAATTGTCGGCCGGACACGCCCGCGCGCTGATCGGCGTGCCCGATCCGCTGGCCGCCGCCAAGCGCATCGTCGAGGAAGGCCTCAACGTGCGCCAGACCGAGGCGCTCGCCCATGAAGAAGGCGTACCGGAGCGCAAGGCCCAGAAGCCGCGCGGCGCGACAGCCGCCAAGACCAAGGATGCCGACACGATCGCGCTCGAGAAGCGGGTCAGCGACGCGCTCGGGCTTGCCGTCAGCGTCAACCACCGCGATCCCGGCGGCACGGTGCAGATCAGCTACCGCAACCTCGAGCAGCTTGACGAGGTGATGCGGCGGCTGGCGCGGAGCAGCTAG
- the holA gene encoding DNA polymerase III subunit delta, giving the protein MVALRGKEIDAFLARPDAGRPIVLLYGPDAGLVRERADALLADAVDDPNDPFSLVKLDGDELAAEPSRLVDEAMTVPLFGGRRAIRVRAGSRSFAGGVDTLAEMTVKDCRIVIEAGELRPESPLRKACERAKNAVAIACYPDTERDLTKLIDDELKVASLRISPDARATLMASLGGDRQASRNELRKLTLFAHGRGEVTLDDVMAVVADASELKLDPIVDGAFAGKPELVESEFAKAMVAGTYPGVIISAAQRQAAWLHKSALALADGTPLSSLLEGGYPRLHFSRKGAVETALRNFSAPRLATVIEQLATSAFDMRKQPALAAAIAQRALLSIAVNARRRG; this is encoded by the coding sequence GTGGTCGCGCTGCGCGGCAAGGAGATCGACGCCTTCCTCGCCCGGCCCGACGCCGGCCGCCCGATCGTCCTGCTCTACGGACCCGACGCCGGCCTGGTGCGCGAGCGCGCCGACGCGCTGCTGGCCGATGCGGTCGACGATCCCAATGATCCGTTCTCGCTGGTGAAGCTCGATGGCGACGAGCTCGCGGCCGAGCCGTCACGGCTGGTCGACGAGGCCATGACCGTGCCGCTGTTCGGCGGACGCCGCGCCATCCGCGTGCGCGCCGGCTCGCGCAGTTTCGCCGGCGGCGTCGACACGCTGGCCGAGATGACGGTCAAGGACTGCCGCATCGTGATCGAGGCCGGCGAGCTCAGGCCTGAATCGCCGCTGCGCAAGGCCTGCGAGCGCGCCAAGAACGCGGTCGCGATCGCCTGCTATCCCGACACCGAGCGCGATCTGACAAAGCTGATCGACGACGAACTGAAGGTCGCCAGCTTGCGCATTTCGCCGGACGCCCGCGCGACCCTGATGGCCTCGCTCGGCGGCGACCGCCAGGCCTCGCGCAACGAGCTGCGCAAGCTCACGCTGTTCGCGCACGGCCGCGGCGAAGTGACGCTCGACGATGTCATGGCGGTCGTCGCCGACGCCTCCGAGCTGAAGCTTGATCCGATCGTCGACGGCGCCTTCGCCGGCAAGCCGGAGCTGGTCGAGAGCGAATTTGCCAAGGCGATGGTCGCCGGCACCTATCCCGGGGTGATCATCTCGGCCGCGCAGCGCCAGGCGGCGTGGCTGCACAAATCGGCGCTGGCGCTTGCTGACGGCACGCCGCTCTCAAGCCTACTCGAAGGCGGCTACCCGCGGCTGCATTTTTCCAGGAAAGGCGCGGTCGAAACGGCGCTGCGCAATTTCAGCGCGCCGCGCCTCGCCACCGTGATCGAGCAGCTTGCGACATCGGCTTTCGACATGCGCAAGCAGCCGGCACTTGCCGCCGCGATCGCGCAGCGCGCGCTGCTCTCGATCGCGGTCAATGCGAGACGGCGAGGTTGA
- the lptE gene encoding LPS assembly lipoprotein LptE, with translation MIDELRKAGASFRIAARLLAVAALAALTAGCFQPMYAEHSDGTPALRDKLMTVDLPPVDKPNASREARIQVEIRNALAFKLYGTATGAPPLYKLVMRFTTSRTSLMIDLATGLPTSETVGIDLQYNLVELATDKSVMSGTTFSRVSYDMPGSYQRFARARALRDAEDRASHEIADKIGTRLASFFTAGT, from the coding sequence ATGATTGACGAACTTCGGAAAGCGGGCGCCAGCTTCCGCATCGCCGCCCGGCTTCTGGCCGTGGCCGCCCTGGCGGCGCTGACGGCGGGCTGCTTCCAGCCGATGTATGCGGAGCACAGCGACGGGACGCCGGCGCTGCGCGACAAGCTGATGACCGTCGACCTGCCGCCGGTCGACAAGCCCAACGCGTCGCGTGAGGCGCGCATCCAGGTCGAGATCCGCAATGCGCTCGCCTTCAAGCTCTACGGCACCGCGACCGGCGCGCCGCCGCTCTACAAGCTGGTGATGCGCTTCACCACCAGCCGCACCTCGCTGATGATCGATCTCGCCACCGGCCTGCCGACCAGCGAAACCGTCGGCATCGACCTGCAGTACAATCTGGTCGAGCTTGCGACCGACAAATCGGTGATGTCAGGCACGACGTTCTCGCGCGTGTCCTACGACATGCCCGGCTCCTACCAGCGCTTCGCCCGCGCCCGCGCCCTGCGCGACGCCGAGGATCGCGCTTCGCACGAGATCGCGGACAAGATCGGCACCCGCCTCGCTTCGTTCTTCACCGCCGGCACGTAA
- the leuS gene encoding leucine--tRNA ligase, which yields MTSERYNAREAEPRWQAAWDKKAIFVSKNDDPRPKYYVLEMFPYPSGRIHIGHVRNYTLGDVLARYMRARGFNVLHPMGWDAFGLPAENAAIERKVAPKAWTYDNIAAMKKQLRSIGLSLDWSREFATCDPAYYKHQQKLFLDFLRAGLAEREKRKINWDPVDMTVLANEQVIDGRGWRSGAVVEQREMNQWVFKITKYSQELLDALDTLDRWPDKVRLMQRNWIGRSEGLLVRFALDPATTPAGESELKIFTTRPDTLFGAKFMAISADHPLAVAAAAKNPELAEFIAETKRHGTAQEIIDTAEKQGFDTGIRALHPFDPTWKLPVYVANFVLMEYGTGAIFGCPAHDQRDLDFVNKYGLGNTPVVCPEGVDPKTFVITDTAYDGDGRMINSRFLDGMTIDQAKEDVAKRLEKEIRGNAPVGERQVNFRLRDWGISRQRYWGCPIPIIHCPKCDVVPVPDKDLPVRLPDDATFDKPGNALDHHPTWKHVTCPKCGAKALRETDTMDTFVDSSWYFARFTDPWNEQAPTTLDVVDRMMPVDQYIGGVEHAILHLLYSRFFVRAMKATGHIGMEEPFAGMFTQGMVVHETYQKADGSYVTPAEVKVETVGDARRATLLTTGEEVSIGPIEKMSKSKKNTVDPDDIIATYGADVARWFMLSDSPPDRDVIWSDERVQGAARFVQRLWRLINEAAEIGTAAPPARPASFGPEATALRKAAHGALDKVSGGIERLHFNVCLAHIREFTNAFADVLARGDKPSPDLAWAIREAALILTHLVAPMMPHLAEECWALLGQPGLVSEAGWPQIERDLLVEDSVTLVVQVNGKKRGDVTVPRGAQNPEIEAAVLALDAVKLALGGKAVRKVIIVPMRIVNVVG from the coding sequence ATGACCTCTGAACGCTACAACGCCCGAGAAGCCGAGCCGCGCTGGCAAGCCGCCTGGGACAAAAAGGCGATCTTCGTTTCGAAAAACGACGATCCGCGGCCGAAATATTACGTGCTCGAGATGTTCCCCTATCCGTCCGGGCGCATCCATATCGGCCATGTCCGCAACTACACGCTCGGCGACGTGCTGGCCCGCTACATGCGCGCCAGGGGTTTCAACGTGCTGCACCCGATGGGCTGGGACGCCTTCGGGCTGCCGGCGGAAAACGCCGCGATCGAGCGCAAGGTCGCGCCGAAGGCCTGGACCTACGACAACATCGCCGCGATGAAGAAGCAGCTGCGGTCGATCGGGCTCTCGCTCGACTGGAGCAGAGAATTCGCGACCTGCGATCCCGCCTACTACAAACACCAGCAGAAGCTGTTCCTGGATTTTCTGCGCGCCGGGCTGGCCGAGCGCGAGAAGCGCAAGATCAACTGGGACCCGGTCGACATGACCGTGCTCGCCAACGAGCAGGTGATCGACGGCCGCGGCTGGCGTTCCGGCGCCGTCGTCGAGCAGCGCGAGATGAACCAGTGGGTGTTCAAGATCACCAAATACTCGCAGGAGCTGCTCGACGCCCTGGATACGCTGGACCGCTGGCCCGACAAGGTGCGGCTGATGCAGCGCAACTGGATCGGCCGCTCCGAAGGTCTTCTGGTGCGCTTCGCGCTCGATCCGGCGACGACGCCCGCGGGCGAGAGTGAGCTGAAGATCTTCACCACGCGACCGGACACGCTGTTCGGCGCCAAGTTCATGGCGATTTCGGCCGATCATCCGCTGGCGGTAGCCGCCGCCGCGAAGAACCCTGAGCTTGCCGAGTTCATCGCCGAGACCAAGCGCCACGGCACCGCGCAGGAGATCATCGACACCGCGGAGAAGCAGGGTTTTGACACCGGCATCCGCGCCCTCCACCCGTTCGATCCGACCTGGAAGCTGCCGGTCTATGTCGCCAATTTCGTGCTGATGGAGTACGGCACCGGAGCGATTTTCGGCTGCCCGGCGCACGACCAGCGCGACCTCGACTTCGTCAACAAATACGGGCTCGGCAACACGCCGGTGGTCTGCCCCGAGGGGGTGGACCCGAAGACGTTCGTGATCACCGACACCGCCTATGACGGCGACGGCCGCATGATCAATTCGCGCTTCCTCGACGGCATGACCATCGATCAGGCCAAGGAGGATGTGGCGAAGCGGCTGGAGAAGGAAATCCGCGGCAACGCACCCGTCGGCGAGCGCCAGGTCAATTTCCGCCTGCGCGACTGGGGCATCTCGCGCCAGCGCTACTGGGGCTGCCCGATCCCTATCATCCACTGCCCGAAATGCGATGTGGTGCCGGTGCCCGACAAGGACCTGCCGGTGCGGCTGCCTGACGACGCGACCTTCGACAAGCCGGGCAACGCGCTCGACCATCATCCGACCTGGAAGCACGTCACCTGTCCGAAATGTGGGGCCAAGGCGCTGCGCGAAACCGACACCATGGACACCTTCGTCGACTCGTCCTGGTATTTTGCGCGCTTCACCGATCCCTGGAACGAGCAGGCGCCGACCACGCTTGATGTCGTCGACCGCATGATGCCGGTCGATCAGTATATCGGCGGCGTCGAGCATGCGATCCTGCATCTGCTCTACAGCCGCTTCTTCGTCCGCGCCATGAAGGCGACCGGCCACATCGGCATGGAAGAGCCGTTCGCCGGCATGTTCACGCAGGGCATGGTGGTGCACGAGACCTATCAGAAGGCCGACGGCAGCTATGTGACGCCGGCCGAGGTCAAGGTCGAGACCGTGGGCGATGCCCGCCGCGCGACGCTCCTGACGACCGGCGAGGAAGTCTCGATCGGGCCGATCGAGAAGATGTCGAAGTCGAAGAAGAATACCGTCGACCCCGACGACATCATCGCGACCTACGGCGCCGACGTGGCGCGCTGGTTCATGCTGTCGGACTCGCCGCCCGACCGCGACGTGATCTGGAGCGACGAGCGCGTGCAGGGCGCCGCGCGCTTCGTGCAGCGGCTGTGGCGGCTGATCAACGAGGCCGCCGAAATCGGCACGGCGGCGCCGCCGGCCCGGCCGGCCAGCTTCGGCCCGGAAGCAACCGCCCTGCGCAAGGCCGCCCATGGCGCGCTGGACAAGGTATCCGGCGGCATCGAGCGGCTGCATTTCAACGTCTGTCTGGCCCATATCCGCGAATTCACCAACGCGTTCGCCGACGTGCTGGCGCGGGGGGACAAGCCGTCGCCGGACCTCGCCTGGGCGATCCGCGAGGCCGCGCTGATCCTCACCCATCTGGTCGCGCCGATGATGCCGCACCTCGCCGAGGAGTGCTGGGCTCTGCTTGGCCAGCCGGGCCTGGTTTCGGAGGCCGGTTGGCCGCAAATCGAACGCGATTTGCTGGTTGAAGACAGCGTAACCCTGGTCGTTCAGGTCAACGGCAAGAAACGGGGTGATGTTACCGTGCCACGGGGTGCCCAAAATCCGGAGATTGAGGCTGCCGTTCTGGCGCTCGATGCGGTAAAACTCGCCCTGGGCGGCAAGGCTGTCCGCAAGGTGATCATTGTTCCCATGAGGATCGTGAATGTCGTTGGCTAG